ATTGTAAAACTATATTGTGATAAGTAGGGGTGTAattttaaaccggaaaaccggtccggaccggaccggaccggaccggttttaccagttttgaaccggtccggtccgggaccggttccaaaaatcctaaaaccggccgggtccggtccggttccggttttaagatttttggaaccgaaccggaccggaccggactggaccggttcataaaaaaatatacaaaaaaaaaatatttttatatataagttattaagttttatacaatatattttatatatatatatatatattaatatataaaattataaatttatatgtgaaatttttatatataatatatataattatatatattcatatatgaaataatttcatattataatttataaattattacattaaatgttaatactaatatataagtttataaataatactaatagtctaatatagactatatagactatagttatacttataattaatactaaaagattttactaaaagtttataactaatactaatattaaatatatagtttacaactaatactaatatataacttataactatactaatagtctaatattaatactattacaTAGtccaatatattatttagctttactaatatataagtctataactatttaattaatagtctaatactaatagtttaatatagactatagttatacttatactaatatagttatattaaatcactatagactatagtgatactaaatcactatagactatagttatacttatactaatatagttatactaaatcactatagactatagttatacttatactaatatagctatactaaatcactaaaagtttataactaatactaatatatagtttataactaatactaatatataactatactaataggctaatattaatactattatatagtctaatatattatatagctatactaatatacaagtctataactatttaactaatagtctaatactaatagtttaatatagactataattataattatactaatatagttatactaaattactataactaatactaatatatataatataactatactaatagactaatattaatactattaatctattatatagtctaatatattatatagctatactaataattttttggacttgtaatttagacttttggacttgtaatttgttggacttttggacttctaatttagacttttgaacttattttattccataggctcataggcttgttgatgtccattcttgaatttcttgtgatTGCTCTAACTAAAAAATATGTGTAAGTACTAAGTTATTTCCTTTAGCATGCAAGGACTTATTTTAGATAAGGTAgtttattgcagattttttttttttcagtttttgtagtagttatatttaaaagtttgtaaaacagttttttccagtttttttcagatttttttccagttttttagtaaagcaattttttggagtgaatcagatttttttgtaaaacagattttttatagtaaaacagattttttgtagtaaaacagattttttattgaagtaatttttagtaaagcagatttttttatttaaagttaaaacagattttttgtaataacagtttgtaaaacagatttttttaaatcagtttttttattttataaacaaatttttaatgacaaactatgaaatttacatttttaaaaaaccggaaaaccggaccggaccggatcggaaaccggtaaaaccggaagtaccggtttaggagggtaaccggtgcgtaatcggttttggaaaatacaaaaccggtacataccggttcggtcttagattttgttcaaaaccggaccggaccggaccggttacacccctagtgatAAGCATCAAATAAACTCTGAAACAGGATAACATAACACTCCTATTTCTTAAACAAAGACAAATATTACATTCTGACACCACCTATCTAGCAAAATGCAACAAATGATTCAATCACGTGCATAAAGGATAATGTGTGGTACTGAGTCTCCAACATACCCAAAAATACCCAACTTGATCTACTGATACAAGCTTTTTCCCACTAAACTTTAGTCTTTAAAGTTGTTTTTGAGAGTTAAACATGTTTGCCTCGTACAAGACACAGCTTAGGCAAAAATCTCAAATCAGATTCCAacacaaaaatctcaaatcccAAATCTCAAATCAGATTCCAGCACAAAATatccaaatcacaaatcaaaatACCGAAATCTCAAAGCAAAATACCGAAATCATTAAACATTATGCATGATCACAGACCATAGACAAATACCCAAATCACAAACGAAAATACCGAAATCTCAAATTAGTTACACGGAAATACCCCAATCGTGATTTTCAAGTTCAGTTTGTAGAGGAAATGTGCAACTTTTTGGACGAGGATTCATGGGCACGGCAACCTTGCAACAGAGTTCGGGACGCGCAAACCCTAAACACAGATTCAATCACTTGATGAAAtgggagaaaatagaaagagaagggGGAGAAGAAATCTAAGCagagaagagggagggaggagcgaGGAAGAGAAATTACCTTTTGGGCTGGAAGACGACGGCAGGACGACGGAGAGAAGGCGTCTTGCGGTTGAAGAAGACGCAGGCCTGTTTGGTGCGCGCGGGTGAAGAAGACAAAGGGCTACAGAGATGTGTGTTTCGGGATGAAGAAAGGAGATGTGTGTTTTGggatgaagaaatgaaaacgagggaaatagatgaagaaagagaaaataacgTGGGAAgatagatgaaataataaaatattagtttaaaCCATGAACAGTAGCTCGCTATGTTTGGAGAAGAGTTTAATTTTACTATAGCTGAAGTCTTTAACTTTGGACTTTTAGCTAGTCCaatatagatgtttttttttacatatagcTAAATTATACACTTGCATTGACATTTGGCTAGggcattgccaatgctcttagaggTCCATCAGTTTAGCAATCGATACTTACCCATTTTGAAGAATTTTCTCCATCAACTATCATCCTATAACACAGACACATAGAAAAAGCCAATCAACCCATCACCAATGAAGTTGAGTCACATGGCAATCTTGAGTTCAAAGTAAAAAGAGAGCATGAACCATTCAAAGCTACCCCCAAGAAACTTTGGCCTTGGAGAAGGAAGAAACTACAGAAGAAATTCAAACAGTTGCAACTTTGATTCAAGGTCGGgggactaaaaaaaaaaaagaagagaacaataggaaaaggaaagaagaggGAACCACACTCAGTTTGCAACCTATGCTCGGAACACTCTCAAAGGGTCCTCTGATGGTAAAAATACTCAGTTCTCTTCTAAGAATCTTGTTGATCTTACTGAAATGGTTGAGGTGGCAGAGCCTATCCTACCACCAAAACAGAAATAAAGCTTCTTTGTTAGAATTGCAGAGGAATAGCACGTTTCTCTGCAATGCATGAACTTAGGGCCCAAATCAGGTCTCACCACCTAATATGATCTTCCTAGAGGAGTCACTTTTGTCTGATGTGAATACAAAATGTGTTGTAAATAGGCAATGTTTTTCCTTGTAAAGGTCTCACCACCTAATATGATCTTTGTAGGGTGGTCTTTTGTGTTTACGGCGCCTAGGTACAAAAGTCGAACCTGTGTATATTTCTAGTAATTCTATGGTGTTTAATTTAGGTGTGTAACCGGTTCGGTctcattttggataaaatttaggatcgaatcgatatatatcaattttgcattttcaaaaatcgaTTATGCACCGGTTACCTTTTAAACTAGTATATCCAATTTTTACCCGTTTCGATCCGGTTTGGTCTTCCtgttttaaagtatatataCTCATTTATATACAAACTtaaaagtatattactaatagtaatatagtattagactattagtattaggtcataaaatgtaaattataattaatatacattagtagtactaatttactaatatattatgtacttataaaaaagaatatattgagaatttattaagccataaaaaaattggtaataatatttgagtgacttttttttggtaaattatattttagtgatcttatttacaactttgatatataaattcaaatattttgatatttaggattttttttttcaattaatgtgatttatcaatttcagtttaaagttttacattttcagtttatttttaaattaatttatattattatatatattatatataaaaaacattaaaaaaataatttaaaatatatattatatagaaccGGTCCGATCCAGGCCTAGAAAGCCTAGAACCGGAACCGGACTGGTTCCGACCAGTTTTGTCATTACGAAAACCAGTTCCTGACCAGAAcgatccaaaaccgaaccgatttGATCGGTTCGGGCCAGTCcagttttttgatttttttttaccccCTAGTGTTTATGGTGTACTCGTATCCTGCACGCATGCCTTGGTTACTCATGTTAGCTTATTGTTCTGCACAATATAGTCAACAAATTTCCTTTTTGAATAAGCTCAACAATTGCAAACTCATTCCTAGGACTTTTATTGGGTATTGAAGATTTTAATTCCATCTCAAGTCAAAACGAAAAAGTTGGAGGAAAACCCTTCGGCTCATCCTCTCAATCCAATGGATTGCAACTTTTCCTGAACCAAAATGGGTTAGCTGATCTAGGCTACCAAGGCCCAAAATTCACCTAGTCAGCAAGAGACATGGTCATAGGCACATACATGAGAGCACCGTTGGATAGAGGAATAGCCAACACAATGTAGACTTTGCTCTTTCCTGATGGAAAAGTTAGGCATTTACCTATTAACTCCTCAGACCATACCCCTCTCCTCCTCAATACCTCGAGTCCTAGAAAATCTTTGACtaacttcaaatttaaaggaTTTTGGATCAGAGATCCTTCCAGTTTAGATGTGGTAAAAAGAGCTTGGAACATTAGCATCTTGGGTTCTCCTACTTATATCTTCACACAGAAACTCAAAAATgtcaaaacatttctcaaaatttggaATAGAGATTGTGACAAGAGGACATcttctattattgttattttgaccattttacttatgttttattttattttatttgaatttgtatTAATGGGCTAAGGTTTTAGCCCAGACTCTCAAGTTTGATTagggtttgtttgttttttttttcctattttaatgCTTATAATGACATACTGAAGATCAGTTTTTTGAGATTAATGAATTGAGGTTGCCGCCATCTTCCATATTTttctctgtcttcttcttcttctattaactttctagtttcttttttctcttctgctatttcttcatcttctacTGTTTTCTCAATTTTCATCATACATCatatttggtatcagagccaaccCACAAAACCCATCCGAAGAACTCCCTTTGATCCAAACCAAAAACcgtttcatcttcttctcatacTGCCAAAAACCACCAAATAGTACTGAAACAAGGTCGTGATCtgagatgagaaaaaaaaaagatcagagCAGAAATAGCCCGACACCTCTGATCAGCAACCCCTTCTCCCGACGTCTCTCTTTCCTCTCCCTCGATCTCTTGCATCTCTGTCCCTTCTGTCGACATAAACAATTGATTATTTTGTAGAAATATGGTCCATGTTTTGTTAGAAAGTTATGTACTTCGGCCATGTTTCTTAATAACGATCTTAAGAACTTTGAATGGTTAAAACCATTCAATTGGCTGAAGAGACGACTAGAGTATTTCAAAGCTATGTTTTCAACGAAAAAAGTACCATTAGCCATAGGAGAAACCCCCACTATATGTAGTTAGGTTTAAGGACAAATCTTATAAAATCTGGCCATGGCCTAATAAATAAGATTATAGTTACAGtcgcaaaaaaaattatataaaaataatctcataaattaataattataatcacaaaaaattatataaaaataaatttataaattatcgtaattttatataatatattaaatttattttataataaaaataattttaaaatctgataaattacataaaataactATCATTTATAAGATTGATTTTGTCAAATCAAttgttaaagtatttctcaataaagaaaacaatgaaacaaaaatatgaGGTGGCCTTCGGAGGTaggtaaataaaaaacaaatgaaaaatatgtcaCAGTAAAAAATCTTTCATCATTTCCCTGTTGTCAATTGTGACTGCTACAAGGTATTAATTTCTATAAAGTGaaacttttttcttgactctctaACTCTCCCATGGAAAAGTGGACCTAGCCACTAGCCACTAGCCACTAGCCACTAGCCAACACGTATTTGCTTCCTCGATTGAAATTTCCCTGTAcggattttattttacttttaaataacAGGAGGAAATGGTCGCTCTCAACCTGTATATATAAATCCCACGTCATCGAGCCTCAAAAGGTGGTGTTATCTCTGTCTCACAGGTTGCTTCGTTTGCAGCAGTAGTACTACAGACTGCAAAGAAACCCAAAATACCATGAAGTTCGGAAAGGAATTCGCGGCACAGATGGTGCCCGAATGGCAAGAAGCATACATGGATTATGGTAAGCTCAAAACCTTGTTGAAAGACATCCTACACTTCAAACAAAGAAACCGGCCACCGGCCACCCCATCCGGCCTAAAGCGAAAGCTCACACTTTACAGAGCTTTTAGCGGCCTTACACAAAGATACAACCACCACCCCACAAGCCCATCATCCACTACTCGCGATGATGATCATGACATTGAAAGCCAAGCCATTCTCGTAAATTCCGTGAGCCGGGATGGCTCACAAAGCTATCAGACTACGTTTCTCATGTCCGACGACGAAGGGGGAGAGTACGAGTTGGTTTACTTCAGGAGGCTCGACGATGAATTCAATAAAGTGGAGAAGTTTTACAGGTCTAAGGTGGTGGAGGTGATGAAGGAAGCGGATATGTTGAATAAGCAAATGGATGCTTTCATTGCTTTCCAAATAAAAGTGGAGAATCCTCAAGGCTGGTTTGATAAATCAGTTGAGATGACTCGTCTTGCTTCAGATGTCGCAGCTTCTGCAGCTGCGTTGTCGGCTTCAACACCGAGAGGGGCCAGAGCAAGTAGTAAGTTTTGTATATATTACGAAGATATTAATCGAAGGatctgactttttttttatatcaaaaagATCGAGTAGATTATGTTAAAAAAGAAGATTAAGTAGTTTCTTTCAAATTACACATATATATGCAGGAAGAATTGTCATGTCGATGGATGTGATTGAAGAGGTGGGATCGAATAGCCATGGACAATCAGATGATTCGAGTGATCAGGAAAAAGATGAGGAGACCATTGATGTTGTCAATCAAAAGGTTCAAGAACAGAGGCCGAATAACATCAGGGCCAGTAGACCAGCTCCTCTGGAAGTACTTGATCGtgtgaaaataaacaacacCCGGGAGACTCCTCGCTCCACTATTAAGAGCATCCTCCATTATCCTATGCAGACGGAGCTGAATTTCAGCAGGGAAAATCTTAGGAAAGTTGAAGAACAACTTAAGCGGGCTATTATTGAATTTTACCAGAAGCTCCGGCTTCTCAAAACCTTCAGGTATTAGGCATATattgctagttttttttttaattattatatctagttggattttcttgtcttcttcttcttctttttctttccactaATGAAGTAGATACATTTCCATGATTGGGACAGCTTCTTGAATACACTGGCATTTTCAAAGATCATGAAGAAATATGATAAGGTATTTTCCCTCACCAAAAAGAGTAAACTTCTTTTCCAATTAGAGTAAACTTCTTTTCCAATTGGGCATTATCATCATGCCTCATGCATATTTTAGCCAAGACGTTACTGTCAAGCttagaagaggaaaaaataattatataaatatttaatcatCAACTATCTTAAACGTTTGAGCTAATACAAAGACATGAATTCAATCATttgtattttatcattttatacaCTTGCCAATGAGTCAAACTCTCCTTAATAAGTTGATCTATCATACATGAAACATATAACTgaagagttttgctatacatcaactactattcaccgCCACACACCATACCcgacaatttttattttttatttcatagagtggggtgtttttcatagggtatgGGGTGTGAGGtagtgaataatgactgatgaaaagaattattCATAACTGAAATTGGGAAAAAAGTACAGTGGAGTTGGGACCATTATTAAAGTATTATATTAAGATGTTCTAATCCtatagagaaataatttgtacaagccGACtagtaaaataacaaataacattgATACAATTCTTAATCAACAAGTACAACATATAATATGTGTTTATGTTCTAGTCAGGCctatttgtttgttattttagCCCAAGAAGTAGAAATAAATAGTGATTCTGTAACACCCAGAATTCTtggaattaataaaaaatgcaaaagttGTTACTTTCCTAATCATGTCTCTTCACGTTTTCAATAACCAGGGCCCTTTGTTTTTTATGTGTATATGATATCCGATTTGACCCTTAGCCGAAGTGTTGTATTTGGTTATTTAGAAAAACCCGTTTTTGGTAGAGGACTAGATTATTAGTGTGTAACCATATCAGAGACATAAATTGGAGGGGCATCTATGGTTAGGTCCCATTTGTATAGCCaggcttctctcttttttctaagagtttttttttaccCTTCTTTTTCTAAGAGTTAAACATTGATATTTTGGTCCTTGTATTTATACCTTAACATTGCAGATTACTTCAAGGGATGCATCAAAATCCTACATGAAGATGGTGGATAACTCCTTCCTCGGAAGCTCTGATGAGGTGAGATTTCTATATTCCTAGGCAAAGTACATGAAAGCAGAGAAGGATCATTCCACCTCAAATGAATCAGACCTAAGGCTATGTTTGGGTGTCAAACccatctcaaactaattatcAATAGGattcactacttttttaacttctcgTTAAAGATATCTCAACATACCTCatgcatttaaatatatatctcaacctatttcatacatttaaatacatctcaatgaaacccacaaaatattactattcatagatcaactcaaatcatctgagatcacctcagcAGCCAAACGCACTTACTTTGTCCAGTACTGCTATTTCCTTCTATTCTGATATATATAAGCCACTTGCCATTGTAGGTTACCAAGCTTATGGAAAGGACCGAAGCTGCATTCATCAAGCATTTCTCCAACTCTAACCGCACTAAAGGCATGAACTTCTTAAGACCCACGACAAAGAGAGAAAGACATAGGACTACATTTTCCATGGGTAAGGTCTTTGATCTAGTATGAATTAAACTTCTTAACAGCGAAGAAATTATGGGGATAAATCTAATGTCCATTTCTTCCCCTTTGGATCTGTTCATTGGAAAATTTTTCAGGTTTTTTTGCTGGCTGCACGGCAGCTCTGATATTAgctcttattttaattatacgCGCTCGTAATCTCATGAATAATAAAGGGGCGACCGTATATATGGAGAACATGTTTCCCCTGTACAGGTAACTTTCATTTCTCTCTAGGATTACATCTCCACTCGACAGATTTTTAAGAACTGTATAATCATTCTTCCATGTTGAATTTAAGCGTCTATAATACTAATTATTCCAAAAGTTTAAGTAGATGGAAATATgcatgatattaattatttacttcTTCACATGTGAACCAATCTGATAAGATATTTAATTGAGAATTAGAAGATAAATGTACAATTAGGATTAGAACTAAGGATCAATAATACTTTAACAGCATATCGAAAATTAATGgcaaggaaagagagagaaaacatgTGTTAAGAgatcccgtttggattcagagatgagttgagatggttttagatgagttgaataaaatattgatagaatattatttttaatattatcattgttttgggatttgaaaaagttgaattgtttattatattttgtgagagaatttggaaaagttgtaatgatcagatgagttgaggtgagtttcgaatccaaacaaggGTAAATGGATTAGGAAATGAGTCATTCGACTTGGCAAGTTTTGTGCTGGCCTATCAACTTGGATAAACTCTTTTCACATCACAAGACcagcatacatacatatatatatatgtatatatatatatatataggattcgTTGTGAGCACCTTTAAGctttttaaaactaaaagattCAGATGAATATGCTTTCAATCCAAGACACAggaaatttaaaactttctcTAGTTTTCTAATGTTAAatttccttccttcctttcttGCAGTTTGTTTGGCTTCATAGTTCTGCACATGTTAATGTATGCTGCCAACATATACTTCTGGAGGCGGTACCGAGTCAACTATTCCTTCATATTCGGCTTCAAGCAAGGAACCGAGTTGGGCTACCAACAAGTTCTCCTCCTCAGCTTTGGTCTTGCAGCACTAGCACTAGCTAGTGTTCTCTTAAACCTTGACATGGAAAGGGACCCAAAAACGAATGATTACAAAGCATTGACAGAACTTCTGCCTCTCAACTTGGTTCTTGTAAGTTCGTATATGTAGAAGTACTTTACCTACTTTTTCCCCATCTAATTCTGAATATATATACGGTACTGAACTTTATCCTCTCTTTGTGATCTGCAGCTTGTAGTTATCATATTATTCCTTCCATTCAACATTCTGTACCGTTCAAGtcgtttcttcttcctcacatGTCTCTTTCACTGTATCTGTGCTCCTTTGTACAAGGTATTGTGGTCGACAACTGATCATGATGCACGAGATTAATGAAATTGAACTGAGGTGGGtgtttgtaataattaatagaCATTTATGAATTTCTTTATATGACAGGTCACGCTCCCAGATTTCTTCTTGGCGGATCAGTTTACTAGCCAAGTGCAAGCCTTGAGAAGTTTGGAGTTCTACATATGCTACTACGTTTGGGGAGACTACAAGCAGAGACAAAACACTTGCAAAGAGAGTGACGTATTCAAgactttctacttcattgtTGCAGTGATTCCGTACTTGTCTCGACTCCTTCAGGTTCCCTACTCAACAAAACGATAGTCTTGAATTCCAACATCGACTAATCTACTCCACTTTCGATTAAAATAGATGGGTCTGCGTGCCATTTGGCATGCATGTGAGACTTAAGCTTTTAAaacaaatgatattttaaagctcaatttcttcttttgccaCAACTCATAATGATTATTGTTGCAAGGACTTGTTCCCTCATATTCTTTTTCAGTGCCTCCGTCGCTTATTTGAAGAGAAAGATGCTATGCAAGGATACAACGGGctgaaatattttgtgacaattGTGGCTGTTAGCTTGAGAACAGCTTACAGTCTCGACAAGGGATTGGGTTGGAGGATGCTAGCATGGATTTTCTCAGCCATTGCAGCAATTGTCAGTACATATTGGGACCTTGTCTTGGACTGGGGACTCCTGCAACGGCAATCTAAGAACCGATGGCTGAGAGACAAGCTTTTGATCCCTCACAAAAGTGTATATTTTGGAGCCATGGTGAGTAAACGACTTCAACTGGAGAGAGTTTTTCATCAAAATCTGACTCTAAACCATCTTCCTGTAATTTCATGGTAATATATGCATACAGGTCTTGAATGTCGTCCTCAGGTTTGCTTGGTTGCAAACTGTTTTGGGTATCAAGGTGTCTTTCTTACATAGAGAATCTATAATCACCATTGTAGCCTGCCTAGAAATCATTCGTCGTGGGATTTGGAATTTCTTCAGGTAACCAAGATTGTTGGTCATTTTGGAGTAAAATTTCTGACATGTTTatataagcttattttttttatggataagAAAGGGGACTATTGCATTTTGCGAATTTGCACAAATTTaatgttttcaatttcttgtGATTTACATCAGGTTGGAGAATGAGCATTTGAACAATGTTGGTAAGTACCGTGCATTCAAGTCTGTTCCCCTGCCCTTCAACTATGATGACAACGAAGACAAGGATGAGTAGGAATTAAGGACGGAACTAGCACACTGAAAACACAGTGAGAAAATCAAATACCCCACTTTTAGTCCAAGCAGTGGAGAATTCCTTTTGCACATCATGTTGCAGCACAGAATCCCTTTTATGCAtcatgttccttttttttttttagaagtaagagagacagttttattaatatgaatgaaatagacgAAGCCCATATACACGGGGAGTATACGAAAGAAACACAATCATGTTCTTAAATATTCAAGGtaaattttctttactttcaaccttaaagaagaataaatgGAAGCAGGGAAAAGGGAAACAGACTCATGTAATGTGAAATATTCAGGACATACAGAAAACCCCAACTTATAGCTGCAATCATATCGATAAGAATCTAGATCCGTAGCTTGAGCACCATTGGTAACCCAAAATACAGGAAGTGACGGAAAATCAATTTACCAAACTTTTAATCAAGAGTAAATTAATGGGAAATATTGTAGCACTACTTTAGTGAAAAAAAACCCCGCTATAACATAAGAACCTGAGAGTTTCactcaaacatttttttttattatttttttaaagtaagaggaaaatttcattaataCGGATGAAATAAGCATAA
This genomic interval from Juglans microcarpa x Juglans regia isolate MS1-56 chromosome 4D, Jm3101_v1.0, whole genome shotgun sequence contains the following:
- the LOC121260930 gene encoding phosphate transporter PHO1 homolog 3-like, translating into MKFGKEFAAQMVPEWQEAYMDYGKLKTLLKDILHFKQRNRPPATPSGLKRKLTLYRAFSGLTQRYNHHPTSPSSTTRDDDHDIESQAILVNSVSRDGSQSYQTTFLMSDDEGGEYELVYFRRLDDEFNKVEKFYRSKVVEVMKEADMLNKQMDAFIAFQIKVENPQGWFDKSVEMTRLASDVAASAAALSASTPRGARASRRIVMSMDVIEEVGSNSHGQSDDSSDQEKDEETIDVVNQKVQEQRPNNIRASRPAPLEVLDRVKINNTRETPRSTIKSILHYPMQTELNFSRENLRKVEEQLKRAIIEFYQKLRLLKTFSFLNTLAFSKIMKKYDKITSRDASKSYMKMVDNSFLGSSDEVTKLMERTEAAFIKHFSNSNRTKGMNFLRPTTKRERHRTTFSMGFFAGCTAALILALILIIRARNLMNNKGATVYMENMFPLYSLFGFIVLHMLMYAANIYFWRRYRVNYSFIFGFKQGTELGYQQVLLLSFGLAALALASVLLNLDMERDPKTNDYKALTELLPLNLVLLVVIILFLPFNILYRSSRFFFLTCLFHCICAPLYKVTLPDFFLADQFTSQVQALRSLEFYICYYVWGDYKQRQNTCKESDVFKTFYFIVAVIPYLSRLLQCLRRLFEEKDAMQGYNGLKYFVTIVAVSLRTAYSLDKGLGWRMLAWIFSAIAAIVSTYWDLVLDWGLLQRQSKNRWLRDKLLIPHKSVYFGAMVLNVVLRFAWLQTVLGIKVSFLHRESIITIVACLEIIRRGIWNFFRLENEHLNNVGKYRAFKSVPLPFNYDDNEDKDE